A stretch of Apostichopus japonicus isolate 1M-3 chromosome 9, ASM3797524v1, whole genome shotgun sequence DNA encodes these proteins:
- the LOC139973509 gene encoding uncharacterized protein, translating to MKYNTILLFAVVGLCVLTICEAGKKGGNTEKKRNKSGKSRSARADLNSLDFCRTPSKRELTIQLKKLRSKQDMGSVFIAPSMSGPHHHPAEGTAADDSSPTARADAAPAAAAAAGRGGHCQEVHYDVPVLDRYPVSLREVRCHCVDCVNENEIPNARCDPIMYAFPVLKLSDSQPCFNGLFQYTQMEEYITVGCKYVRNNRPPIYGS from the exons atgaaatacaacaca ATACTACTATTCGCCGTGGTTGGTCTGTGCGTTCTCACTATTTGCGAAGCGGGCAAAAAAGGAGGCAATactgaaaagaaaaggaataaatCAGGAAAATCGCGATCGGCTCGGGCAGACCTCAATTCGCTCGACTTTTGTAGGACTCCGAGCAAGAGGGAGTTGACCATTCAGCTGAAGAAGTTGAGATCCAAACAAGATATGGGCAGTGTCTTCATCGCACCTTCCATGAGTGGGCCTCATCACCATCCCGCCGAGGGAACCGCCGCAGACGACTCCTCTCCAACAGCCCGAGCAGACGCTGCGCCCGCAGCAGCCGCCGCAGCCGGGAGAGGGGGACACTGCCAGGAGGTTCACTATGATGTTCCTGTCTTGGACAGGTACCCCGTCAGCCTCAGGGAAGTAAGGTGTCACTGTGTCGATTGCGTTAATGAGAATGAGATACCTAACGCAAGGTGTGATCCTATTATGTACGCTTTCCCTGTACTGAAACTCAGCGACTCACAACCATGTTTCAATGGGCTATTTCAGTACACGCAAATGGAGGAGTACATCACAGTGGGTTGTAAATACGTTCGAAACAACCGACCCCCAATCTATGGCAGTTAA